From a region of the Paralichthys olivaceus isolate ysfri-2021 chromosome 4, ASM2471397v2, whole genome shotgun sequence genome:
- the plcxd3 gene encoding PI-PLC X domain-containing protein 3 yields the protein MASSHGRCDQRFADWMASLPQSMHTIPLTNLAIPGSHDSFSFYIDESSPVGPEQPETVQNFVSVFGTVAKKLMRKWLATQTMNFTSQLEAGIRFFDLRISTKPRDPDNELFFAHGLFSATVREGLKQISGFLSTHAREVVFLDFNHFYGVQNMHHEKLVAMLKEVFGDKLCPVVFAQEVTLQYLWEKEYQVLVFYHHPMALEVPFLWPGQMMPSPWANTTDPEKLVQFLQASVTDRRRKGTFFVSQVVLTPKASTVMKGVASGLRETITERALPGMMQWIRSQRPGESGINIITADFVELGEFISAVITLNYHLDEEDDDDAT from the exons ATGGCTTCGTCTCACGGGAGATGCGACCAACGGTTCGCAGACTGGATGGCAAGTTTACCGCAGAGCATGCACACGATCCCGCTCACCAACCTGGCGATTCCCG GCTCCCACGATTCCTTCAGTTTCTACATCGACGAGTCATCTCCGGTGGGCCCCGAGCAGCCTGAGACGGTGCAGAACTTCGTCTCTGTTTTTGGCACGGTGGCCAAGAAGCTCATGAGGAAGTGGTTAGCTACGCAGACGATGAACTTCACCAGCCAACTGGAGGCCGGGATCCGCTTCTTTGATCTGCGCATCTCCACCAAGCCCCGCGACCCCGACAATGAGCTGTTCTTCGCCCACGGGCTCTTCAGCGCCACG GTCAGAGAAGGTCTCAAGCAGATCAGTGGTTTCCTGTCAACTCACGCCAGAGAGGTTGTGTTCCTGGACTTTAACCACTTCTATGGTGTGCAGAACATGCACCATGAAAAACTGGTGGCCATGTTGAAGGAGGTGTTTGGAGACAAGCTCTGCCCAGTTGTTTTCGCTCAGGAG gTGACTCTGCAGTATCTGTGGGAGAAGGAGTATCAGGTCCTGGTCTTCTATCACCACCCTATGGCCCTGGAAGTGCCCTTCCTGTGGCCCGGCCAGATGATGCCCTCTCCCTGGGCCAACACCACGGACCCAGAGAAGCTGGTTCAGTTCCTCCAGGCTTCTGTCACTGACCGCAG GAGGAAGGGGACGTTCTTTGTCTCCCAGGTGGTTCTGACACCGAAGGCGAGCACCGTGATGAAGGGGGTGGCGAGTGGACTGAGGGAGACGATTACAGAGAG GGCCTTGCCGGGCATGATGCAGTGGATCAGATCACAGCGACCCGGCGAGAGCGGCATCAACATTATCACAGCTGACTTTGTGGAGCTCGGGGAGTTCATCAGTGCCGTCATCACCCTCAACTATCACCTGGACGAAGAAGACGACGACGATGCCACCTGA